Genomic window (Psilocybe cubensis strain MGC-MH-2018 chromosome 1, whole genome shotgun sequence):
CTGGACCCATGCATGTCGATGGTCATAGTGTAGGTATTGAGCTCGACGAGCTGAATTTGGACATGTTACTGGTATGCTTTCTTCGTTGAAATATTGCTGTCCCCATTGACTTTGTCGCAGAATGAACAACTGCCGGCGCATTCAACTGGTAATGCGTCTTTTTTTAGGCAGAGCTATTAGCTGACTTTTGCACTGTCGTAGCCGTGATTGCCCTCTCAAGCCTCCTTTTCGTGAGTCTGCTTTGCGTTGCTAAAATAGTCCAATCTTACGTTTTACAGCGCGTCGACGAGATGATTGATATCACGCGTACTCTTTGCGGCCAGGCCACCTTCCGTGGCTATGAAGGGCTTCAACAAGACTATCTTGATAGAGAGGAAAAAGCGATAGGTGGGGTGAGACCTTGATACCGGATTGTGCTTTTCTATATCCCATGCAAAATGTACATTCAATAAAACAAGCATTGCTATTATTCAACTGGACGGACCATTACAGAAAGCCTCCGCTCTTGCCACTCCCGAATCGATCTCCGAGGCCTTTCGCTTCCTTGAGCATCTTGTTACGTTTTTCATCGTCCATTAGACGGCCACCCAGACCCATATCTCGAGAATGGTCCCAGATGCCAGGCACCTCGTCTGTGGACTTTTTCGCGACGGATGCATGTTGGTCAATAAGAGCGGCTCCGCGctgttttttctttgaaaaaggGTGAATATGTTGTATAACCCAGGTAGTAGAACGCGTACCGTGTGTTCTTCCACTCCTCTTCTGAtagcctcctcctctgccttTCGCTGCCGTTTCCTTGCTTTAATCTCCTCGGCCTCATCAACCGGAGCGTCGGTAactcttctcttcttgccTGAAACCTCGTCTGCTAGTCTCTGTTGACGTTCGGCTGGTGTCTCTGTCCAGAGCGAGTTGTCGTGGCTGCTGCTAGTCTCTGCACCCGTTCCTCGCGAAAATTGGCGTGCCTTCAATTTAGTGGTGTCAAGGTCTAGAATGAACATGGTGAGCCCGGGTCTCGAACGATTCCCAAATTCACAAAGCTTACTGCCTAAGAGGCCTTGGGATGTGGGTGGTACCAGCATCCATTCGTCGCGTTTCACTGCTTTCGGTTTTGCCGCTTCCTGAAAGCAAGTCAATAGTATGCATTGTCCAGAAACAGGGCTAACACACCTCTGCCGCCTTCCGCCGCTTCTCCTCCCTTTCTAAAAATTCCTGCACCGCGTCGCTCTGTCGATGCTGCATGCCCGCAGGTAAGGGTTTCGGCCCTATATCGTCATCATCGCTGTCTTCGTTGTCATATGCACTATTTGGATCGTACGTTGGCGCGTAGGTGGGGAGAGAGGGTCCAATTGTGCGTGCTGAGGACGGTGGAGGTATAGAGGGACCTGCTACCGGCTTTGAGGTGACTGTAGGCATCGTTGGGCCTATACTGGGAGAAGAAGTGGGCTGTGGGCCAaaatcatcgtcgtcatcgtcaattACTTGTATTTTTGAGCTTGAATTCAAGAGATGTGCGGGGATCTGGGGGCCTATGCTTGAGGAACTAGCGTTGGGCAGCTGGGGcccatcgtcgtcttcgtttTCGTCTTTGTCGTCGCGTTTAGATTGCTTGAGAAGATGAGGGGGAATTTCAGGCCCTATTGACGCCATTTACGTTCAATATAGCGTTGACTGGTAAAACAGTATATGTAACACCGTCCTAGTTGCAGTTTAGAAGGTTAGGTTCGTGACCAGTCATATGTGACAAATTACCTTTTTGAAGTCCGAAATACTTTCGATGTCCGCGTGTTCCACTAATATTTACACAGAAAAACTGAGCCACAACAGCAACACAACAGTGTAGTGATGTGTAGATTAGAGTCTCCACAGAGATATCATCAGTTCGTTACAACAAGCACGGTAGTCCTGAAGCCAACTAGAACACATGATATGAACATATATTAAGCTGGGTAAAATCGTCATGTTAATTTAATCGTGTACAGATCTGGAGCACCATTGAGTGAGTTGTAACTGATTTACGGTCGATTTACTAGTACTACTACTTTAAAAAATTCAAGCTCTGGAACTGTGTCATTGAATCGCAATTCGCCAATTCACAAAAACATAATCACCCTAATTGTGATAGTATCGGTGTAATAACTTCTCTAAGCAATGCCGCCTCGGTGCCATCTTTGGCCCAAATACATATCCAATTCATCATTCCAGCATCGTGTATGCAGTAAAGAGGGTAGAAAGCATCTACAAGAGCCTAAGAGTCAAACGTCTATTCATTCGACTTCAAGGTTAACAAAACGTACCCGGTACTAGAATCTCTCCGGCGCGCATACCAAAAGAATTCAAGTCTCTTGTGTACCTGGCCATGGCAATCCTGCTCCTAACTTCCTCCTGATCTCATTCTTCTCTGTTCCACTAACGCGCTCGCGATATCTCTCACCATACAACACCCTACATTCATCTTTTGTTCTATATCTTAGGATATCGTAGTGACTTTCCGCAGTCATCATAGCGTCTCGTTCGGTATGGCCTCCTTTCACTATAACCAACGTTCCACCTCCTTCTTCAAACTTCTTGAAATTACCCCGGAGATGGGTCTCCTCGCTATTGTTGAGATACAAGCGTATACGACTCTTTGATACCTGCGATTTCTGCAGGTAATCAAATGCCAACGTATCGATGCCACGAGATGGCCCAATGATGAAATGATGGCCTTTACGAATAGCGTCCTTTATACGTGGAAGATAATGTTCGTTGAAATAGGCGCCATCAGTGTCAAGAGGTCCCGATATGAAAGCTATAGGGTTTTGAGAAAATAGCCTGGTAGTTGTCAACGGTCGGGCCATAACTATGGCAACTGGTGGGTGGTGGAGGAGTGAACTTCAGAGACGATCCCAGGTCGCTAATACTATATCACGATGATTCGATTGATGTCACATTCGGCACACACCCTTAGAATCATGGTTGGCACCATTTGAACGCTCTGAAAATAAAATGGTGTAAGATTGATAAAATTTTCAAATATTATTGTCAGAAAAATGAAGTAGAAAGTAGAATTGTGGTTGAGGACGTTCAGAACTGTACAGCACTGTTCAGGTCATTGTTCAGGAATTCGAAGGTCAACGTTTCAACCCGCGCGCCGGTTCCGATGGTTGCTTATTTTTGATCGGAGATCATTCGGAAAATGAATCACAATCCTCAATATAGTTTTTTTTGTAAAACTCTGTCATCACGAACAGCAAGAGAATCTTAGAACTATAGGACGCTAGCTGTTCGATTCTTTTGCTATTTTCATTTCATGAGTAGCAGGTAGCTTTCAAATTAAGTTATTCAATGCCGTTGACCTGATGACAAATGATTGGAATTTATTGCAGGATGTCAGATATTGGATCAGGTTGGGTTAAGTGCCCTGTTGAAGCTATCGAGTTTATAATTGCTGACATTCTTTGGACTTTCCAAAATTAAGGAACTAACTGTCCAGGACCAGTCTCTTTTTTGCCTTGAATTGGTATTTCCTTCTGCAAGACCGATACTTGGCTGATAATGATAATTATAAGGCACGAACACAATTCTTCGATTGTTGGATTGATACACTACAGATTACAACTTTCTCGGAAAGTGCGATCGTCGGACGGAGGTGCTCAGTAATATTATTGGTAAGACGCTGTACATACCATGGGTAACATGTCATCATCCTGCTTAACCGGTTCAATAATGATATATAAGAAGCCTGGAATCGAAGTGGTCCAGACATTTCGCATTATTGCGACTCTATCAAGTCTCAAGATTCCTCCTTCACAAGGGTATCATGACGGCACTTATCACAGGTGGAACAGGAAGATCTGGTCTTGCACTTGCAAAGCTACTTCAAGAGGCAAATTATCCTGTCGTCATTACTTCACGATCCGGAGAAGCGCCCAAACCTTTCAAAGCCATCAAATTCGACTGGTTCGATACGACGACACATGAGTCTGCCTTTAAAGATATCTCTATCGACCGGGTGTACATCGTCGGACCGCCTGGAAGTAATGACTCTGCAAACATCATATCTTTCATTGATTTGGCCGTTTCGAAAGGAGTGAAAAGATTTGTGTTGATGTCAGCTACTCAAATTGATCCATCGAGGATTCAATCGGCTTTCCCAGCTGGAGCAATACATCAGCATCTTATTGACAAAGGCGTAGATTATGTTGTTCTAAGACCTACGTGGTTCATTCGTAAGTCCGGGTCGCTTTGGCCATTAGTATGCAGTTTCGATTTCTGataaaaaaaccaaaaccctGCAGAGAACTTTGGCACTAATTTTCTGGTCAGCATCAAAGAGCACAGCCAAATATTTTCGGCTGCACAAGACGGACGTGTTCCTTGGATTTCAACTGAAGACATAGCACAAGCTGCATTTCAGGCTTTAACGGCAGAACCAAGTCCCAACAAGGATATCTTTGTCCTCGGTCCCGAGCTCTACTCATATGCCGAGGTGAGTCCTTTTGGAGGATCTGTGTCGACCTATTTTCACGTTTTTTGGGATTCCCAGGCTGCCGAGGTCGCTTCCTCCGTATTGGGGCGCAAGATCGAATATAAGAGGCTGACTATTCAAGAGCAGGCGGATTTCTACTCGACTTTGGGCGTGAGTCCCGACTTAGCTAAGGTCCTTGCGGAAATGGATCAAAAGATTGCAGCGGGAAACGAGGAGGCTTTGTTCAATAATCCCCAAATCGCTTCCGAAGGCCGTAAATTTATTGGAAAGCATACGCTTCGGCAGTACTTCGAAGACAACAAGGACTTGTGGACCAAGTAGCTGCTTTCTTACCAGTATAAATACACCTAGTTCTATTATGTAGCTTTAGATAATGACTCGTTGATTCATTTGACTCCTACGTATAGGTATCAACCATAAAGTAGGGGTACTTAACTTAATTTAATGCTAACAAAAACCAATCAAAATCTAGACATCGTATCAACAGTTAAGTAGAATAAAATGATCAAATTAGCATTTCCAGATCTTCGGGTTTTTGAATCCCAGCAGATTCGGTGTGACTCGGTATATATCATAGCTGTATTGAAGGTGTTCAGGGGTCAGACTATAAATAGCGCAAGGTTCTCTTCAGCCCAGAAGCACCAAGCTTTCTTTACATTTGGGTAGCTTTGCGCGCACGAGACATGAATTTAGACGCTCGAAGTCGATAATAGATGAGATTTATCAGTTAATAATTGCAGCAGTCTCATTCAATACAGACCGAGGATTAAGTGCTGAAGACGATCAACGTGCTTTAATTCAATCCATTGTCATTAGGTGCCTTACCTTGGTCGTAAGTCCACTGGGGATAACAGTCGTTGAGGCACTCAGCAACTCTACATGTAGATACAGAAATCCCTATCTTTTGACTCGTGGGTGGGATAGGATAACGATTTAGCCTTGAGGCCCGTGGCCCGTGGTATAAATTCGGGATGCGATCAACAATGAGCTCTACGATTTCTCACCAGGCTGAGAACTTCCTCGTGCTGCACATTGCTCTTCGATTCAGTTCCGTGCTTATGACAAGTGATGATCATGGTTCTGTTCATTTGAAATAAAGCCCCATTGGTACTTGTAAAGGTTGCCTTGTGGAGTACAAACTCAACGTCGGAGATCGAACTACCGCAATTTCACCGTGGGACATGTACACACGGAGGTGACTGGGCTCTCAGACTAGATGGCAGCTATTGGAATGATAAAAAGGGAACCAATTTAATTTTGTCTCTTTGTCAAAAATGTACAAAATTACTCGCGTCCTTATCCAGATCGTACAGTCGAGAATATTGAATTACAGGACCTGAATACCTTTCATATGTAGAGACGTAGGCTCATGTATCCTCCCGGCGAGATACAAATCAATATTTAGAGGCGGATGAACCTTAGATTTACCGACGAGGATGCGTTTGATCCCCACCAAGCCTATGGATCCTTAAGTTGGTCTCCAGCCTCGGACAACACAGAATGGGCTAGATAAGACTTTAATTAGAGTGTGTATTGTTGGGATTTGTATACCCTCACCCAAAAATACCAGTTTACAAACAAGCAACGGTAAAGTCGGACTTCggtattctacatttttacTTGTGATTACTTTTTCATtagaatgaatgaaaactATCACATTTTGGGTAGTGCCTGGCAAAGTCTTTTTATTGTGTATGTCAGAAGTCCAAGATACTTCAAAATGTATTGATCGTTATATTATCATTTGATATGCTTGGAAAATTAGTGAAGCCATCTTTGGTAGAAAGATGTATCGTAGTCACAACAGATCAGATAGTTTGAATCCTTTGCATTTGATACTTAACCGTAGAATCTAGATAGCAGTTTCACAGAATGCACTGTAAGTAGTAGAAATGATACTAACAACATTCGCCTTAAGGGTAGAattcatcaaaatttttggGATATTCAACTGGTTCGCAAGGATCCCTTGAATGTGGAAGTAATTAGTATTATCGTTGAGTTTTAATATGACGCAACGTACAATATggatattttttattctaGGCTTACCACTCAATATTACTACGATATGATTCGAAGCTCAGAACAGTAGTTAATAGTATACTAGACTTGGGTTGCTAACCTACTGGCGGAGGAACTTACAGCCAGTCCTGTATCATCGGACAGGCGTAAGAAGACATATGCGCATTATATATCGAAAGACAGAGAAGATCTTCAATGCATTATATGTCAGGAAGGTAGAATCGAAGCGCGAGATTTAAGTTTATAAAGTTCGACCCAGTAGAACATTGCCGACCTGCCAGGGAACGACCAGTGTATTTTTAAAACGTGCGAACTAATTTCCAAGCATAGCCCTCACATGACGAACCCCAATCACCATTTCTTTCCTACCATCATCACGGTTTCTCGTGGAATTGTTGATTCTCAGTATTCCAGCTGCCGTATTCGATCTAGTTTTCAAGCGCTTTCAGTTTTTTAGACGACGAGAAAACCTGCTGGTATACATCAACCTCCGTTTGGGAACCGTGGTACATATCAGAGGGTCAGACACCTTTCGCCTTGGCGCAACCGACATATTCTAGGATATCTCCCAAGTATGGTCCATACACAATTAGAACATGCAATCTGCTCCTTCATTCCCATCACTTGACATCGGATTCCTTCTCCGACTCAACAGTACACTCCAGCTACCATAGGATTCAGACGACTCCGCCCTAGCGCCACAGTTACGGACAAGTCTGTGTTCGAGGTTGGGAAAATTTAAGTATGGTGCATGgtgagttttcttttctcgtCAGAATACATGCAACTTAACTGGTATACCACTATTCATCTATGCCGTATGGTAAGTTATTAATGTAACGGATCCATCTGGTCCCATACACCTTGACTGGCATCCCGAAGGAGTCTTGATATACACATGAAATTGACACGGCGTAAACCATATGGTAAACGCAATTACTGCGCAATGGCATAGTTCAATGACAAGTCAGGATGGTACGGCGGGCTCCACCGGTCTCGACGGCATGGTTTCTCTGTTCCTGTATTTTTGTAACTGAAGTGGATAAGGCGGTCAATTTCTATATGCGCAGAAACTGATATACGATATGCATCATGTTTGCTCTCAGAAAGACGTTGATGGTTTGCCATTGTGGTCACACCATTAAGGAACCTATCTCTAGGCAGGCTATCTCACGAATTGGATGATGCCACGGGTTGTGACACGGGAGCGGATTTTGACATCCTATTCCACTCGCCAATGGTGCGCTTAAAGTTTTTGTATACTTCGATATGCATTGACTCTACGAAGTAAGTCGATACAATGTCAAATATCTCAACAAGAAGCGATGcaaggaaaaagaagattCGAACTTCTCCGACATCCAGTCGGCGACGCGGAATGGATTGTAACCTTTGCCGAGTAAAGAGGCGTGAGTAAATGACTTAAAATATCTAAACTGTGAACAAGTACTGACTTGTCATGTGCGATGAGAAGAACATAACCCATATATCAAGACCATACTTAGATCGGGTGTCACTGGTGGCGGCGGAAGTTCTTTTACATGTGAGATCTACACCTTCGATACACCACCAATGACTGGCGCTGTCGCGCTGGGAAAATAACCGTGTGTCGATTTGGTCAACCTCGAGCGTATCTTCCGGTTTTCAATTTAGCACTTAGCATGTGCTGCTTGGACGTCTTATCGCAAAACCGCATTTAGAACTCCACATGCATAGGTCATTCATGTGAAGGATATAAGCCACCCTCCTTCCTGGCAGGTCTCCCTGATTCCCTTGTGCGGATTCACTCCCAGAACTTTGCGATGGCTGATCAAGCACCGCAATATTCCACTGC
Coding sequences:
- a CDS encoding GPALPP motifs-containing protein 1, producing MASIGPEIPPHLLKQSKRDDKDENEDDDGPQLPNASSSSIGPQIPAHLLNSSSKIQVIDDDDDDFGPQPTSSPSIGPTMPTVTSKPVAGPSIPPPSSARTIGPSLPTYAPTYDPNSAYDNEDSDDDDIGPKPLPAGMQHRQSDAVQEFLEREEKRRKAAEEAAKPKAVKRDEWMLVPPTSQGLLGNLDTTKLKARQFSRGTGAETSSSHDNSLWTETPAERQQRLADEVSGKKRRVTDAPVDEAEEIKARKRQRKAEEEAIRRGVEEHTKKQRGAALIDQHASVAKKSTDEVPGIWDHSRDMGLGGRLMDDEKRNKMLKEAKGLGDRFGSGKSGGFL
- a CDS encoding Agroclavine dehydrogenase, producing the protein MTALITGGTGRSGLALAKLLQEANYPVVITSRSGEAPKPFKAIKFDWFDTTTHESAFKDISIDRVYIVGPPGSNDSANIISFIDLAVSKGVKRFVLMSATQIDPSRIQSAFPAGAIHQHLIDKGVDYVVLRPTWFIQNFGTNFLVSIKEHSQIFSAAQDGRVPWISTEDIAQAAFQALTAEPSPNKDIFVLGPELYSYAEAAEVASSVLGRKIEYKRLTIQEQADFYSTLGVSPDLAKVLAEMDQKIAAGNEEALFNNPQIASEGRKFIGKHTLRQYFEDNKDLWTK